A window of Halomicrobium zhouii genomic DNA:
GAGCGACGTCGCCGCGAGCGCGACGACACAGAGGACCACTGCGAGGACGACGCTCAGCGCCGACTGCGACCCCCAGGACACGATGACCCAGGCCGTGGCCAGCGCGCTCGCCAGCAGGATGACGTCGAGCAAGAGCCACGGGCCGACCGACTGGAACCGGGACAGCAGGCCGCCGGCCCTCGCTGGGGCGCGGCCGGGGTTCATTCGCTGACCAGGGCGATAGTACGCGGTCGCAGTGCCACCGCTGGCCGCTCTCGTCGGGTTCTCGCGCGGCGTCGCGTCGGTCGTCCCGCCGCCGTCGGTGTACGCCTCCGCCGCCTTTGCTGCCGCAGATCTCGTCTCACTGGCGTCGCTCGTTCCCGTAGCGGCACTCTCTGGTCCCGATTCTGCTTCGACGGCCCACCCACAGCCCCCGTGGCGCCGGAGGTACGCTTCGTGGCCGAGCCGGTCGTACTCCGACCGTTTCGACTCGTCTGCGAGCACTTCCTTCGCCGTCGTCAGGCGTTTGAACGTCTCTGTCGCGTCCGATCGGTCGGACACGTCCGGATGGTGCGACTTCGCCTCGTCGCGATACGCACGGACTATCGTCTGTCTGTCTGCGTCCCGGCCCACACCGAGGACGCTGTAGAACGTCTCCACAGTACACACCCTTACTATCTGACCAAATTCGGCCACAAGCTTAATAAACTACCTACAATTTCGGGCGTCGACATCGCTCCAGGAGGGAATTGTTTTCACTCACACCATTCTTTGTGCGGACGAAATGGATACGGATCTCCGCAGCACTGTGATTCACGTCCTGCGTTCGATACTCGCGCTCGTTTCGTCGGTCTTCCTCGGGGCGGGTGGACTTTTACTCGGTGCCCTCCTCTTCACCGCGACAATCTTCCTCGCGGGGGTCGAGTCGCCGGCGGTTGTCATCGTCCTCAGTCTCGTATTCGTCCAGGGTGTTGGCTGTATCGGCGTCGCGCTGACCTATATCAGGCTTCGTCCGGTGGTCACCAGCGTTATCGGAGACGTACTTGGCTATCCGGAGTACGTCCGCGACTTCTCCGTCGACGCTACCGTTCCGGACTTCGAGGGGTGGGCGATAATCGTCGCTGGCTACGTCGTCGCGCTCGGGTCAGCGTTCGCGGGAGCCACAATCGTCTCACAGTTCCAGGTCGAAACCGGACAGAACGCCGCCGCGGAGATCGGAATGGAGAACCCCGAGGTACTCCTGCTCCTCATCCCGGCCTCGATATTGTTGATCGGCCCCGGTGAAGAGCTCCTCTTCCGCGGTATCGTCCAGGGGCGACTTCGCGAAGTTTTCAGTCCCATCTCGGCGATTCTGGTCGCGAGCTTCGTGTTCGCGATGCTCCACTGGTTCGCCCTCAGCGGTGGGTCACCCACCGGCAACCTCGTCGCAGCTGGACTCTTGATCGGTCCCGCGATCGTCCTCGGCACTGCCTACGAGTACACTGACAACATCGTCGTCCCGTCGCTAATCCACGGAATATACAACGCAACGCTGTTCACACTGCTATACGTGGTCATCGCGTTCAGCGACGTCCTCGACGAAGCGGCGCCGCAGATGCTGGTCGTCCTCGCGTAGACGCCCTCGTCGCGTAACCCCGGCCGACTTTTGCGTCCCGTCTCGTGGCGGGGAGTTCGATATGGAATTCTCAGCGATCCTCAGGGGAGGAACTGAACCAGCGACAGGAGCAGGTGGTTGTCGCCGACGACGTAGAAGGAGACGAACGCGAGCGCGGGTATCCACACCGTACGCGACCGTTCGTACGCGACGCAGGCGACGGCGGCGACGATAGTCAGCGCGAAGCCAGCGGCCGCGACCCCTGGCGCAGGTCCATGGATCGCGGCCAGTCCCGCGAGCGGGATGGCGACGACAGTAACGCCGATGGACGCTCCGACGACGGGCGTCGCTTCGACGTCGAGACGCCGAGCGACCGGCCGAACGCCCCAGGCACCGATGGCAGCCCAGAGTAGCGACAGGAGGACGACCGTGGCGAATCCGCCGACGATCGCTACAGCGCTGTTCGTCAGCCCGACGGCGACGAACGCCCACCCGAGTACCCCGACGAGCGCCGGGACTGCTGCGGTTGCGCAGACAGGATCCAGCCGCTGGCGGAGACGCTCCTGCACCGCGCCGTTGTACAGTAGCCCCATTCCGACACCGATGCAAACCCCTGGCACGACCACTCGCCAGGCCAGCATTCCGGCCGAGAGCTGCGGGGCGAACGCTCCGACGATACGGTCGGTGAGAAGCGGGTGTCCGGGCGCCGTCGATGCGGCGAACTGTGCGACCCCTGCGGTCGCGCCCAGGGTCACCGTCACTCCCGCGAGCGGAAGAGACTCACGTTCCGGAAAGCCGAGGCGCACCTCGAACTCGCCCGCCCTCGCGTAGGCGAACCCGAGCAGCCCCATCGCGACACCACCGGTCAGGAGCGAGGTGAGCACGTCGCCGGGGAACACGGGGAGGTCGAGGACGCCGTGGAGGAGGTAGGATGCCACCAGGAGCAGCATCGTTGCGACGCCACCAACCTGGACGACCACGTACCGTTCCGCTGTAACTCCAGCGGGCCGTCGAGCCCGGATCAGCCCGTACGCCGTCGCCAGGGCCACCATTCCGAGCAGGGCGTAGACCACTGCCCCCGCGACCTGCGGGTCGAACACGTCCGGGACCAGCATGGATACCGTATCGACTCCCCAGACGAACAGAAACTCTAGTAGTAACGATGCGAACAGCAGAACGAACAGCGACCCGTACGTGCGGGCCGCGGGGCTATCCTGGACGACTGGGAGTTTTCGGAGGGATTTGGGGACCATCTGGTGAGAACCATCGACCAATCGTCAAATAAGATTGTTCGTCCCCGGTTCTGCCGGTCGCTGGACCGCCGCGAGTGATACCGAACGCCGCGGAGATGGCTCTCGACGGAACGTGAATGTCGCCCGCGACACTAACGACCGACCTCATCCTCGGCTGCGTGCCGCGTTAGTCGGATAACCCTCGTGGCGGGCGGCCGGTCCTACGGACCGGCGAATGGCGAAGCGGCGTCAGCCGCTGAGCCGGTCGTTCCGCAAGGAACGACGAACTGCTGTAACCGCTTACTATAGCGCACCCGGGTTCGCCGCGCTGTCATCGTCCCGATGTCGGGTCTCGGGCGGGGACAAAAGGCACGCAGTGAAGATAGCGACTCGAGCGGATTAAGCCCTCCGCTCGGCCCGTCAGACGGAGTACTCGGACTCGGCAAGCTGTACGTATGCGCCGTCGCGATAGTGGCGTTTGGTCCACTTGTATCGGCCCAGCAGCCGCAGCCCGTCGACGCCGGCGGCCAGCGCCTGGCGCCACCGGACGCCCTCGACGTGTTCCATCCGGGTCACGGTCTCGAACGTACGGTCCCAGTCGTCCGGGCCGAAGTCGTGGACGACCTCGGCCATGGCGACGTTGCGCAGGACCTCCTCGCCGATGGCGGCCTTCCACTCGTCGTTGTATCGCCCTATCTGATCCTGGGCGGCGAGGGTGCCGGCTATCTTGCCGGTTCGCACGGCGACGTGGTCCCCGCCCTCGTGGAAGGCCGACGTCGCGCCCATCGCGCCGCCGACGACGGCGATGTCTGCGCCCGTCGGCGAGTCGATCGGTCGCGTCGAGGAGATCGGGTACGTCTCTGTGCCACCGGTCTTGCCCCGGTCCTCGACGAGCGGGAAGTCTTCGAGGTCGTAGTCGGGGAACTCCCGTTCGAGGAGGCGCTCGACGTACTCCGCGCCGCGGGGGATCTGGTCGTCGTCCTCGCGGAGCAGCGCCCACTCGCTCGCGTCGTAGTCGTCGATATCGAGCCCGATGGGCATCGTCAGGCCGATGCGAGCGACGTTGCCGTCGTTCGGGAAGATCCACGGGTAGGCGGTGTGGCCGGGCATCACGCCCCACCAGAAGTCGATGGTGTCCTCGGGGAACAGCTCCTCGGGCATCCGCCGGTGTTCCTGGTAGGCGATGTGGTTCGCCTTGGTCGAGGGAAGCCGGTCGCTGAGCGTCTCCTCGCCGGGGAGGAACTGGCCGACGGCGCCGGCGGTGATCGTCCGCTGTGGCCCGTCGGCGAGTATCAGGAACTTCGCTTCGAGGTCCTCGCCGTCGGCGAGCGAGACGCGGTGGGAGTAGTCGTTCGACAGGTCGGTCTCGACGCCGGTGACGCTGACGCCGACGCGGTACTCGGCCCCGGCGTCCTCTGCCCGGTCACGGAGCCAGTCGTCGAACTTCGCCCGGTGGAAGGTGAACCCGAAGTTCGGATAGCTGGCGTCGATACCCGTCGAGCGGAGCGTCACGGACTCGTTGGGGCCGATGAACGACGCCCCGTTCAGCTCCGCGAGGATGACGTCCTCGGGGAACTCCTCGTCCGACTCGAAGTCCATCAGGTCGACCCAGTAGTCCAGCATCCCCGCCGCGTCCGTCGAGTCGGGGCCCAGGCGGTCCCTGTCGGCCCTGGGCACCCCCTTCTCGAGGACGACGGCGTCGGCGCCGTGGCGGGCCGCGGCGTGGGCGGCCGAGGTCCCACCCGGACCGCCACCGACGATAGCGACGTCTACGCGTTCCATACCCGTCCCGTGTGTCCCGGGGGCTTAAATTCCCTGTTCGGCGGAGAACGAGGCCCGACGCCGTTGACACGACGTCGAGCGAAAAAGCCGAATCGCGAAAAATCGACCGGTTAGATGTAGCCGTGTTCGGCCAGCAGTTCGCCGTTGAGGACGCTCGCGCCCGCGGCGCCGCGCATCGTGTTGTGGGAGAGGCAGTTGAACTGGACGCCGTCGTCAGTCTCGCGGAAGCCGCCGG
This region includes:
- a CDS encoding DnaJ domain-containing protein translates to METFYSVLGVGRDADRQTIVRAYRDEAKSHHPDVSDRSDATETFKRLTTAKEVLADESKRSEYDRLGHEAYLRRHGGCGWAVEAESGPESAATGTSDASETRSAAAKAAEAYTDGGGTTDATPRENPTRAASGGTATAYYRPGQRMNPGRAPARAGGLLSRFQSVGPWLLLDVILLASALATAWVIVSWGSQSALSVVLAVVLCVVALAATSLHLSVRAYA
- a CDS encoding CPBP family intramembrane glutamic endopeptidase; its protein translation is MDTDLRSTVIHVLRSILALVSSVFLGAGGLLLGALLFTATIFLAGVESPAVVIVLSLVFVQGVGCIGVALTYIRLRPVVTSVIGDVLGYPEYVRDFSVDATVPDFEGWAIIVAGYVVALGSAFAGATIVSQFQVETGQNAAAEIGMENPEVLLLLIPASILLIGPGEELLFRGIVQGRLREVFSPISAILVASFVFAMLHWFALSGGSPTGNLVAAGLLIGPAIVLGTAYEYTDNIVVPSLIHGIYNATLFTLLYVVIAFSDVLDEAAPQMLVVLA
- a CDS encoding NAD(P)/FAD-dependent oxidoreductase; the protein is MERVDVAIVGGGPGGTSAAHAAARHGADAVVLEKGVPRADRDRLGPDSTDAAGMLDYWVDLMDFESDEEFPEDVILAELNGASFIGPNESVTLRSTGIDASYPNFGFTFHRAKFDDWLRDRAEDAGAEYRVGVSVTGVETDLSNDYSHRVSLADGEDLEAKFLILADGPQRTITAGAVGQFLPGEETLSDRLPSTKANHIAYQEHRRMPEELFPEDTIDFWWGVMPGHTAYPWIFPNDGNVARIGLTMPIGLDIDDYDASEWALLREDDDQIPRGAEYVERLLEREFPDYDLEDFPLVEDRGKTGGTETYPISSTRPIDSPTGADIAVVGGAMGATSAFHEGGDHVAVRTGKIAGTLAAQDQIGRYNDEWKAAIGEEVLRNVAMAEVVHDFGPDDWDRTFETVTRMEHVEGVRWRQALAAGVDGLRLLGRYKWTKRHYRDGAYVQLAESEYSV